One Arthrobacter sp. StoSoilB20 DNA segment encodes these proteins:
- a CDS encoding carboxymuconolactone decarboxylase family protein, with the protein MTDQPKQLGGGRKMLGEFAPKLAELTDDVLFEDVWNRPELSARDRSLITVAVLTARGNTDQLGFHLGRAIDNGVTQAELLEAITHVTFYAGWPQGMSAMSVAKELFTDTK; encoded by the coding sequence ATGACTGACCAACCGAAGCAACTAGGCGGAGGCCGCAAAATGCTGGGAGAGTTCGCTCCGAAGCTCGCCGAACTGACCGACGACGTGCTCTTCGAAGACGTCTGGAACCGCCCCGAACTGAGCGCCCGCGACCGAAGCCTCATTACAGTAGCGGTCTTGACAGCCCGCGGGAACACAGACCAGTTGGGGTTCCACCTCGGCCGCGCCATCGACAATGGCGTGACCCAGGCAGAACTGCTTGAAGCGATCACCCACGTCACGTTCTACGCGGGCTGGCCCCAAGGCATGTCCGCAATGAGCGTCGCCAAGGAACTCTTCACCGATACCAAGTAG